ATGCTTATGCACTTCAAATAAAAGAACAAATAAGTGAAATGATAGAAACAACAAACAATTCATTTTGTCAATAACATTTTacaactaaaaataaaataatatttacaattttttttctgcTTTTTCCTTCTTTTTCTCTTCTGCAACTTTTGCCTCTTCAAGTTCTTGTTCCTCATCAtcatttaaagataaaatttgaCGGTGTCTTGCACTTCTCATATAAGGCCTTAAAACCCATTCTGTTTTAGATGCTACCATATTTTCAAGAGTTCCCAACTTGATAGAATATGGTTTCATCTCAAAACGTGGACCAACTTCTGTTAATTCTATTTGCcctttattttcttttgtatAATTATGATGGCGAAATGAAATATAATCATCTGAATtagaaaaagtaataattcttttagaATCAGGTTTTGGAACAGGGAATAAgtgttttaaaattgatgTAACACGTTTTCCTATTTTAGAATtcattttgttaaatataagaTGAGGATATTGTTCGGATACTTTTATTGCATCTGGAATATCATGTCGAAGAACTACATTacatatattaaagaaaCATGTTGGACCATAAGGTAAATGTGAAACAACTAAACCATCAGGAACACCTCTTGTTTCTGAAAGAACAATAATATCTGTTACGTCATTCACTCGACAAGCTTGAACCaatgttttaatatcatAACCTCCTCTGTTAATTCTTTGAGCATTTGGAAACATTAAACGCAtttcctaaaaaaaataattaattgaaataaatataaaataacttacAGCAGCAAACTGTTTTAATTTAGAAGAAGGATCTCTTGATGTTGTAATAACAACTTTTGGATCTGTTACACCAGCCCACCTATATTCATCATCCAATGCATTGTCTTCATCTCCCCATTCAATATCTTTTATCAAATCTACAgcttcattttttaaatcactGGGAATAGGTGTATTATTTTGTAGAGCTTGTCGAACACGCTCTCGTTTAGATTCAATAGCTTTTTGTTTTTCCTCAGTAATTTTTCTAAGAGCATATTCACGACGAAGGCGAGCTTCACGGCGTAgcatactttttaattataaattataaaatttaaatgtaagAACATTTCTCCAAAgtgtaataaataaaaagaaaatctttgtaagaacaaataattattatttagcAACAAAAAAccaacaaaaaattattaacaagCATTGGTTTCTACTTTTTCAGAATTAATTGGATCCTTGATGGTCTCAGAATTACCTTCTAAAAGAATCCTTGCCTTTTGAATACCAGTAAGATCTTTATCAACAGTACATTCTAACGTTGGATCAGTTGAGAAAGTATGTTTATCCATATCACTTAACCATTGCatcatattaaatttaaaacattctGTATCAAGAATTTCTTTATACACTAGagttgtttttaatttttccaCTTCTTGTTCAATTTCTTCACCCCAGTCATCTAATGTTGGATGGctatttttccattttttatCATAGCTAGTATAATGAACTTTTTCAAGAACAAGTCCTAGTCCTGGAGCTTTTGGTATATCCATACGTTCAGTTTCAAAAGATCTTTGAATTTcacttttaaaagtaaatccTCTTAAAACTGCAATAACCATTCCAACCATTTTTCTTATTTGATGAAGCATAAAACTTTGACCCtgaatatataatgttataaattcATGGTCTTTCTCGTGAAGTGAATCCTTATAAATAAATGGCTTTCctgtataaaaattgattataTATCTCCAACAACTTTTATCGCCACTATCACGTTTACttgtataattataaaaattatgagtACCTTTGTATATGGAAAGAATTTCgtctatttcttttattcttTCTTCTGTAATTCTATAATTATCATTTGTTAATTCATTTAATGGAGCAAAAGTATATGAAGGAACTGTATAAGAATAAGTTCTTGAACTACAATCTTTTTGAGAATGAAAACTTTTAGTTGCTAAACGAAAACCAAGAATTTTAATGTCTGATGGCATATGTTCATTCATTTTTACATGCCCATCAACCTGCACATTGTGATCTCTAGGTAAAAACATTGAACATGTTTGTTTAACAGCAGAAACAGCTTTATCAGTTCTTGCAGCTCGTTGGAAATAAAAACTATATGgatcatttttttgttgttctGTTATAAAACCACATTTATAAAGACCTTCAAATATCTTTTGTTCAATAGTACATTGATCTTTTTGAATCttgaaatttaataaaattataaattaatattaacttACCTGCATtccaaaataattttttccttGATAAGCTAATAACATAGCATATTTCCGTACTACAGGTTTCCTATCTTTTTGTTGTTCAATAACTTTAACAATTTCATTTGTTTCTATAGAAGGTTTTTCTACTTTTCCAGAAATTACTTTATGAagattattttcatttttagaatttttatttaaatgacttggcattttaaatttaaaactagaaagtaatttaaaaaatattcgtaacattataaataaatctcTCGCTTCAAGATAAAGCATTACAAAGCATTTGGAACAACATGTACaccttttgaaaaaatatcatcTTAAAATGATAACAACTTTAGCAGCTAGAAGGATACTTGGATTAAATAGTACAAGACATATTTCCAGTACAATTTATAAGAATAATGTTCCAGTAAAAAAAGAGGTAAAAATTTGTACAACTATTAATTGTGgtcaaaatattataggGATATAAGCCTTTGTCTATTGAAGAATTTGTGGAAAAAGAAATGCAAAAACCTCAATCTAAAATTCCAGAAAAAATAAGAAAGGCAATAACTATAGCAAAGTAtcatttgtttaaaaaaacacCATTGGATCAAGAAACAAGActtttattagataaaagTGCTggacaattatatttttgttgcGCTAACAATTTTCCATTTATTGGTTTACAAGAAAAATTTGGTCTTCCAGATACATTTGCTTCATGGTATAAACTTACATTAATGCATGTATGGATGGTTTTAATGAGAATTCATTTATCAATGGATTATTATTCTTATGAAAGATTTAGAACAACTTTACTTTCAGTTATGTGGCATGATATAGATACAAGAT
This Strongyloides ratti genome assembly S_ratti_ED321, chromosome : 2 DNA region includes the following protein-coding sequences:
- a CDS encoding U3 small nucleolar ribonucleoprotein protein IMP4 — protein: MLRREARLRREYALRKITEEKQKAIESKRERVRQALQNNTPIPSDLKNEAVDLIKDIEWGDEDNALDDEYRWAGVTDPKVVITTSRDPSSKLKQFAAEMRLMFPNAQRINRGGYDIKTLVQACRVNDVTDIIVLSETRGVPDGLVVSHLPYGPTCFFNICNVVLRHDIPDAIKVSEQYPHLIFNKMNSKIGKRVTSILKHLFPVPKPDSKRIITFSNSDDYISFRHHNYTKENKGQIELTEVGPRFEMKPYSIKLGTLENMVASKTEWVLRPYMRSARHRQILSLNDDEEQELEEAKVAEEKKKEKAEKKL
- a CDS encoding Ubiquinol-cytochrome-c reductase complex assembly factor 1, translating into MITTLAARRILGLNSTRHISSTIYKNNVPVKKEGYKPLSIEEFVEKEMQKPQSKIPEKIRKAITIAKYHLFKKTPLDQETRLLLDKSAGQLYFCCANNFPFIGLQEKFGLPDTFASWYKLTLMHVWMVLMRIHLSMDYYSYERFRTTLLSVMWHDIDTRLKLVSQEINMKLNSKKDIRKMHGLYVQTLFEYDEGFLKNDVDLAGAVWRNLYVSKEIDPICLASVVMYIRSTVAYLDSLETGELLVNGISQWRQLKGRKAIE
- a CDS encoding tRNA pseudouridine synthase A, mitochondrial translates to MPSHLNKNSKNENNLHKVISGKVEKPSIETNEIVKVIEQQKDRKPVVRKYAMLLAYQGKNYFGMQIQKDQCTIEQKIFEGLYKCGFITEQQKNDPYSFYFQRAARTDKAVSAVKQTCSMFLPRDHNVQVDGHVKMNEHMPSDIKILGFRLATKSFHSQKDCSSRTYSYTVPSYTFAPLNELTNDNYRITEERIKEIDEILSIYKGTHNFYNYTSKRDSGDKSCWRYIINFYTGKPFIYKDSLHEKDHEFITLYIQGQSFMLHQIRKMVGMVIAVLRGFTFKSEIQRSFETERMDIPKAPGLGLVLEKVHYTSYDKKWKNSHPTLDDWGEEIEQEVEKLKTTLVYKEILDTECFKFNMMQWLSDMDKHTFSTDPTLECTVDKDLTGIQKARILLEGNSETIKDPINSEKVETNAC